A window of Rubricoccus marinus contains these coding sequences:
- a CDS encoding hemolysin family protein, with protein sequence MSPVLAVTAEAFVSPGPPALDPFSISPGTPATSLVALPLALLQTAPGVTGLVVQGVIFVVLLGLSALFSGAEVALFSLAAGDVEEMRERGDPASGRVVRLLDRPRRLLVAILLLNTLVNVGAAILSAQMTLALATAMGWSEIVVLIVQVVALTFILLVTSEIAPKLIASRRPEWFATNVSGFLLPLVRVLSPVADLLASLASLLQARFRGQADPLSSEDIKSMADVGEQQGSLEEDERALIHSIVEFGETTVREVMVSRVDVHALPETATLEEALDEIRATGHSRFPLYREHLDQILGVIYAKDLLPYLGASGAEPPDWATIARQPRFVPASKPLDDMLADFQTTSTHMAVVVDEYGGTAGLVTLEDLLEEVVGEIRDELDDANDETFVRPLPGAGPHVWAADARVDLDDLADAIGLDLGADGYDFETLGGLILHATGEVPTPGDELDIDRLRLRVEGVEENRIREVRVEVLPPPLPEEDEDL encoded by the coding sequence TTGTCGCCCGTCCTCGCTGTAACGGCGGAGGCGTTTGTGTCGCCAGGTCCTCCCGCATTGGACCCCTTCTCTATTTCGCCGGGCACCCCGGCCACCTCTCTCGTTGCGCTGCCTCTGGCGCTGCTCCAGACCGCGCCCGGCGTCACCGGGCTCGTGGTCCAAGGGGTGATCTTTGTGGTGCTCCTCGGGCTTTCCGCGCTGTTCTCGGGTGCCGAGGTGGCGCTGTTCTCGCTCGCGGCGGGGGACGTGGAAGAGATGCGCGAACGGGGCGACCCCGCCAGCGGCCGCGTGGTTCGGCTGCTGGACCGCCCCAGGCGGCTTCTCGTGGCCATCCTGTTGCTCAACACGCTCGTCAACGTGGGCGCGGCAATCCTATCGGCGCAGATGACGCTGGCGCTCGCTACCGCGATGGGGTGGAGCGAGATCGTGGTGCTCATCGTGCAGGTAGTGGCCCTGACGTTCATCCTCCTCGTCACGAGCGAGATCGCGCCGAAGCTCATCGCGAGCCGGCGGCCCGAATGGTTTGCGACCAACGTCAGCGGCTTTCTCTTGCCCCTGGTTCGGGTGCTCTCGCCCGTTGCGGACCTGCTGGCGTCGCTGGCCTCTCTGTTGCAAGCGCGCTTCCGCGGACAGGCGGACCCGCTTTCCTCCGAGGACATCAAGAGCATGGCCGACGTGGGGGAGCAGCAGGGAAGCCTGGAGGAGGACGAGCGGGCGCTGATCCACTCCATCGTCGAGTTCGGGGAGACGACGGTCCGCGAGGTCATGGTCAGCCGCGTAGATGTCCACGCGCTCCCCGAAACGGCCACGCTCGAAGAGGCGCTCGATGAGATCCGGGCGACGGGCCACTCCCGCTTCCCTCTCTACCGGGAGCACCTGGACCAGATCCTGGGCGTGATCTACGCCAAGGACCTGCTGCCCTACCTCGGGGCCTCTGGCGCCGAGCCGCCCGATTGGGCGACCATCGCGCGCCAACCGCGGTTCGTGCCCGCAAGCAAGCCGCTGGACGACATGCTGGCCGACTTCCAGACCACCAGCACGCATATGGCCGTCGTTGTGGATGAATACGGCGGGACGGCGGGTCTCGTCACGCTGGAAGACCTGCTCGAAGAGGTCGTCGGCGAAATCCGCGACGAGCTGGACGACGCCAACGACGAGACCTTTGTGCGTCCGCTTCCCGGCGCGGGACCCCACGTGTGGGCCGCCGACGCCCGCGTGGACCTCGATGACCTCGCGGACGCCATTGGACTCGACCTGGGCGCCGACGGCTACGACTTCGAAACGCTCGGCGGCCTCATCCTCCACGCGACCGGCGAAGTCCCCACGCCCGGCGACGAACTCGACATCGACCGCCTCCGCCTCCGCGTCGAAGGCGTGGAAGAAAACCGCATCCGCGAGGTCCGCGTGGAGGTTCTCCCACCGCCCTTGCCCGAGGAGGACGAGGACCTCTAG
- a CDS encoding penicillin-binding transpeptidase domain-containing protein, with protein sequence MFLRLWLLLALAAGCNASPEVTDPPPEAMGEAEAAPADTIRADWGAHFEAAGARGTFVLLDTETGQVSRFDPGRAAERFSPASTSKVFNALVFLDRGVVTDPDSMLAWDGIDRRMDAWNRDHSLRTGVEFSAVWLFQRLAREVGQSGYDEVFARQPYGNSTMGEPLDMAWLNGTLRISADEQVRFLDGLRCGTLGFSPDAQATTREILPELASGDGWVLRAKTGWGIPDGEPSIGWLVGWVEREEGDLVFAMNATEASAGSFDIGPGRLQIVRAVLGGEGFLSGD encoded by the coding sequence ATGTTCCTACGCCTCTGGCTCCTGCTCGCCCTCGCCGCCGGCTGCAACGCGTCCCCGGAGGTCACAGACCCGCCGCCAGAGGCTATGGGCGAGGCGGAAGCGGCACCCGCCGATACGATCCGCGCCGACTGGGGCGCCCACTTCGAGGCCGCTGGCGCCAGAGGCACGTTTGTGCTCCTCGACACGGAGACGGGGCAGGTGTCGCGGTTTGACCCCGGGCGCGCGGCTGAGCGCTTCTCGCCTGCGTCCACCTCGAAAGTCTTCAACGCGCTGGTTTTCCTAGACCGGGGCGTGGTGACGGACCCGGACTCCATGCTCGCGTGGGACGGCATTGACCGCCGCATGGACGCCTGGAACCGGGATCACTCGCTGCGCACCGGCGTGGAGTTCTCCGCTGTCTGGTTGTTCCAGCGTCTCGCGCGCGAAGTCGGACAGTCCGGCTACGATGAGGTCTTCGCCCGACAGCCATATGGCAACTCTACGATGGGAGAGCCGCTTGACATGGCGTGGCTCAACGGCACGCTCCGCATCTCCGCCGACGAGCAAGTGCGCTTCCTGGATGGCCTCCGCTGCGGCACGCTCGGCTTCTCGCCAGATGCGCAGGCCACGACGCGCGAGATTCTGCCCGAACTCGCCTCTGGCGACGGCTGGGTGCTCAGGGCCAAGACGGGGTGGGGCATTCCAGACGGCGAGCCCTCTATCGGCTGGCTCGTCGGCTGGGTGGAGCGCGAGGAGGGCGATCTGGTTTTCGCCATGAACGCGACGGAGGCATCGGCGGGATCGTTCGACATCGGGCCCGGTCGCTTGCAGATCGTCCGCGCTGTCCTTGGCGGTGAGGGCTTTCTTTCGGGCGACTGA
- a CDS encoding sodium-dependent transporter — protein sequence MADPTPDANRGAWNSKLGFILAASGSAIGLGNIVFFASNAYQYGGGAFYLPYFIALFVMGIPIMILEFTVGTMTGRSIPLALGKLAGKKGEFVGWWSLASALTITMYYITILGWALAMLVGSFGSLFEPGATAPFEPFLEPSEGVNSQVWFFNMIATWWPLVAVSVIWALTAILLWKGTETIEKGVRVFVPLMWVFMIGLVIHGLTLPGGTDGVAYLFTPNLDGITDIQVWQGAFAQMFFSLSLGLGTMVAYASYLPRDADNVNNSLLVSFLNCGFEYIAGIAIFAILFVYALNPAGGTLSLSFFVIPQGIAGFSELPLLVKSFGVFFFFLLVIAGLTSAVSLVEGMASALIDKLGISRARALALVMTPGVAGSLTFALPFIVDPALSGDGTLGFTLFDLVDHWAFRYSLITVGLLECLLLGWVLGAEKIRAAVNEHSKFKLPAFFDWMIKLIIPAILGFVLIGTLYEDITQEGGVYGFQWGVEAIGILPVVVPIVWLAFTVGLAAYLTTRRTHSTPPHHAGDPTLTAVDTQA from the coding sequence GTGGCAGACCCCACCCCTGACGCCAACCGCGGCGCCTGGAACTCGAAACTCGGCTTCATCCTCGCGGCCAGCGGCTCGGCCATCGGGCTGGGCAACATCGTGTTCTTCGCGTCCAACGCCTACCAGTATGGCGGCGGCGCGTTTTACCTGCCGTACTTCATCGCGCTCTTCGTGATGGGCATTCCCATCATGATCCTGGAGTTCACCGTCGGGACCATGACCGGGCGGAGCATCCCGCTGGCGCTGGGCAAGCTGGCGGGCAAGAAGGGGGAGTTCGTGGGCTGGTGGAGCCTTGCGAGCGCGCTCACGATCACGATGTACTACATCACGATCCTCGGGTGGGCGCTCGCCATGCTCGTCGGCTCGTTCGGGAGCCTGTTCGAGCCGGGCGCGACAGCCCCTTTTGAGCCGTTTCTGGAACCGTCTGAGGGCGTCAACTCCCAGGTGTGGTTCTTCAACATGATCGCGACGTGGTGGCCGCTCGTGGCCGTCTCGGTGATCTGGGCGCTTACGGCAATCCTTCTCTGGAAGGGGACCGAGACCATCGAGAAGGGCGTCCGCGTGTTCGTTCCGCTGATGTGGGTGTTCATGATCGGGCTCGTCATCCACGGCCTCACGCTTCCCGGCGGGACGGACGGCGTGGCGTACCTCTTCACGCCCAACCTGGACGGCATCACCGATATCCAGGTGTGGCAGGGCGCCTTTGCGCAGATGTTCTTCTCGCTCTCGCTCGGGCTCGGCACAATGGTCGCCTACGCGAGCTACCTGCCCAGAGACGCGGACAACGTCAACAACTCGCTGCTGGTGAGCTTCCTCAACTGCGGCTTCGAGTACATCGCCGGCATCGCCATCTTCGCGATCCTCTTCGTGTACGCGCTCAACCCGGCCGGCGGCACGCTCTCGCTCTCGTTCTTCGTCATCCCTCAAGGGATCGCGGGCTTCTCCGAGCTTCCGCTCCTCGTCAAGAGCTTCGGCGTCTTCTTCTTTTTCCTGCTCGTGATTGCCGGCCTGACGAGTGCGGTCTCGCTCGTCGAAGGCATGGCGAGCGCGCTGATCGACAAGCTGGGCATCAGCCGTGCACGCGCCCTCGCGCTCGTGATGACACCGGGCGTAGCTGGCTCGCTCACGTTCGCGCTCCCGTTCATCGTGGACCCTGCGCTTTCTGGCGACGGCACCCTCGGCTTTACGCTGTTCGACCTGGTGGACCACTGGGCCTTCCGGTACAGCCTCATCACGGTCGGTCTGCTGGAATGCCTTCTCCTCGGATGGGTCCTAGGTGCCGAGAAGATCCGCGCTGCGGTGAACGAGCACAGCAAGTTCAAGCTGCCCGCCTTTTTCGACTGGATGATCAAGCTCATCATCCCGGCCATCCTGGGCTTCGTGCTCATCGGGACGTTGTATGAGGACATCACGCAGGAAGGCGGCGTGTACGGATTCCAGTGGGGCGTAGAGGCCATCGGGATCTTGCCCGTCGTCGTGCCCATCGTGTGGCTCGCCTTTACCGTCGGCCTCGCGGCGTACCTGACCACGCGCCGCACCCATTCCACGCCTCCGCACCACGCGGGCGATCCGACCCTCACCGCCGTCGACACCCAGGCCTGA
- the cls gene encoding cardiolipin synthase, protein MPDVPSLVEALGWAPWAIIPLYLLGIGTAVDAVMKSRTPQGSVAWVFALATLPLVALPIYWILGRFKYDDYIDALHEFDARIASGIESALQTGVRDLLVQPSDLHDGEGLREKGEMRAFGEMATLPFTCGNDISLLIDGKATFDAIIPSIESAETYVMVQFYIIHDDEIGTRFQKALIEAAARGVEVRLLYDAIGSWKLPRRYLNELRQAGVHVARFAGPRSWLKKLRLNFRNHRKIVVCDGRTAFVGGLNVGDEYLGRDEKIGPWRDTHLQVKGPTVQGLQLSFARDWFYATREGLAHLEWTPQAASGDDQTALVLASGPADELETCGLLYTHAIESAEKRVWIATPYFVPDGRVLGALQLAALRGVDVRVMMPRTSDSLWFKWVPYAYLPEVERAGVKVFLHEPGFMHQKVALVDDDFAAIGTANFDNRSFRLNFEATMVMHDTAFCEETAEMLEHDFSNATPITREDLEGRSFLFRFAASATRLFAPVL, encoded by the coding sequence ATGCCCGATGTCCCCTCTCTCGTCGAAGCGCTCGGGTGGGCTCCCTGGGCCATTATCCCGCTGTACCTCCTAGGCATCGGCACGGCCGTAGACGCCGTGATGAAGTCCCGGACGCCCCAGGGCTCCGTCGCGTGGGTCTTCGCGCTGGCCACCCTCCCCCTCGTCGCGCTGCCGATCTACTGGATCCTCGGCCGGTTCAAGTACGACGACTACATCGACGCGCTCCACGAGTTCGACGCCCGCATCGCCTCGGGGATCGAGAGCGCGCTCCAGACGGGCGTGCGGGACCTCTTAGTCCAGCCCAGCGACCTCCACGATGGCGAAGGGCTGCGCGAGAAAGGCGAGATGAGGGCCTTTGGCGAGATGGCGACGCTCCCGTTCACCTGCGGCAACGACATCTCGCTCCTCATCGACGGCAAGGCGACGTTCGACGCCATCATCCCCTCTATTGAGAGCGCGGAGACGTACGTCATGGTGCAGTTCTACATCATCCACGACGACGAGATCGGCACTCGCTTCCAGAAGGCGCTCATCGAGGCCGCCGCCAGAGGCGTCGAGGTCCGGCTCTTGTACGACGCCATCGGAAGCTGGAAGCTGCCGCGGCGGTACCTCAACGAGCTCCGCCAGGCGGGCGTCCACGTCGCGCGGTTCGCCGGTCCCCGCTCGTGGCTGAAAAAGCTGCGTCTCAACTTCCGCAACCACCGCAAGATCGTCGTCTGCGACGGGCGCACCGCCTTTGTCGGCGGCCTCAACGTGGGCGATGAGTACCTCGGCCGCGACGAGAAAATCGGCCCCTGGCGTGACACCCACCTGCAGGTGAAAGGCCCCACCGTCCAAGGCCTCCAACTCTCGTTCGCCCGCGATTGGTTCTACGCCACGCGGGAAGGGCTCGCCCACTTGGAATGGACGCCCCAAGCCGCCTCTGGCGATGACCAAACGGCGCTCGTTCTCGCCAGCGGCCCGGCCGATGAGCTGGAGACGTGTGGATTGCTCTACACGCACGCCATCGAGAGCGCCGAGAAGCGCGTCTGGATCGCGACGCCCTACTTCGTGCCCGACGGCCGCGTGCTCGGCGCACTTCAACTGGCCGCGCTCCGTGGCGTGGACGTGCGGGTGATGATGCCCCGCACGTCGGACAGCCTGTGGTTCAAGTGGGTGCCCTACGCGTACCTCCCCGAGGTGGAGCGGGCAGGCGTCAAGGTGTTCCTCCACGAGCCCGGCTTTATGCACCAGAAGGTGGCCCTCGTCGACGACGACTTCGCAGCCATCGGGACGGCGAACTTCGACAACCGCTCGTTCCGCCTCAACTTCGAGGCGACGATGGTGATGCACGACACGGCCTTCTGCGAGGAGACAGCGGAGATGCTGGAACACGACTTTTCCAACGCGACGCCTATCACGAGAGAAGATCTGGAAGGCCGTTCCTTCCTCTTCCGCTTCGCAGCCAGCGCCACGCGCCTCTTCGCGCCCGTGTTGTAG
- a CDS encoding TIGR00341 family protein, with amino-acid sequence MPAASDAPSQEAPDSRKAPDLRGGVPHEETPLEEATRKKLGLQRWDRPALFRETAEAAVDTDLPFWLVLLLSGAIATLGLLLNQTAVVIGAMLVAPLLGPLLGLSLALAIGDGRLAAHTFLTILCGMLGVIAVAAGLTLVLPFTEVTSEIAARTRPTTLDLAIAIFSGLAGAIVTVSRERRLSASIPGVAIAVALIPPLGVSGFGLATGQWALVKGSLLLFGANLGGIVIMGMLAFLAVGMHRDDVREAARKWHDMETEDTFGARIASLPGMNRLGVLRSPLARVALVGAFVAAVAIPLSSSLEQVLREGRVKQAVAMAVNRLEADDEASVLTREIEFGERSTSAALRIATTAWISDEERRTVEAEASDAAGEPVALRLEQVLASRGDIQALADQLPTDPTPAPAPEASGAPPSLDAVRARVADVLASMAVPTAWRWSAARSAWATGRPR; translated from the coding sequence ATGCCCGCTGCTTCCGACGCGCCTTCGCAAGAGGCGCCTGACTCCCGCAAAGCACCGGACCTCCGCGGAGGCGTGCCGCACGAGGAGACTCCCCTGGAAGAGGCGACACGCAAAAAGCTCGGGCTGCAGCGCTGGGACCGGCCGGCCCTTTTCCGCGAGACCGCCGAGGCGGCCGTCGACACTGACCTCCCGTTCTGGCTCGTACTCCTGCTTTCGGGCGCGATCGCGACGCTGGGCCTACTCCTGAACCAGACGGCGGTCGTGATCGGCGCGATGCTCGTCGCACCGCTGCTCGGGCCGCTGCTCGGGCTCTCGCTCGCGCTCGCCATCGGCGACGGGCGCCTCGCGGCGCACACGTTTCTGACCATCCTTTGCGGGATGCTGGGCGTGATCGCGGTCGCGGCGGGCCTCACCCTCGTGCTGCCGTTTACCGAGGTCACCTCCGAGATCGCCGCACGCACGCGTCCGACGACGCTGGACCTCGCCATCGCCATCTTTTCCGGCCTCGCAGGCGCTATCGTCACGGTCTCGCGCGAGAGGCGGCTGTCGGCGAGCATCCCAGGCGTGGCCATCGCCGTCGCGCTGATCCCGCCGCTGGGCGTCTCCGGGTTCGGCCTGGCCACAGGCCAGTGGGCGCTCGTGAAGGGCAGCCTGCTCCTGTTTGGCGCCAACCTCGGCGGCATCGTCATCATGGGGATGCTGGCCTTTCTCGCTGTGGGCATGCACCGCGACGACGTGCGCGAGGCCGCGCGGAAGTGGCACGACATGGAAACCGAGGACACGTTCGGCGCCCGCATCGCGTCGCTGCCCGGCATGAACCGACTGGGCGTGTTGCGCTCGCCTCTGGCGCGGGTCGCGCTCGTGGGCGCGTTCGTGGCGGCCGTCGCCATCCCGCTGTCGTCGTCGCTGGAGCAGGTGCTCCGCGAGGGCCGCGTCAAGCAGGCCGTCGCGATGGCTGTCAACCGACTCGAAGCCGACGACGAGGCCTCCGTCCTCACGCGCGAGATCGAGTTCGGCGAGCGGAGCACGAGCGCCGCGCTGCGCATCGCGACCACAGCCTGGATCTCGGACGAGGAGCGCCGGACCGTCGAGGCCGAAGCCAGCGACGCCGCGGGCGAGCCCGTCGCGCTGCGCCTGGAGCAGGTCCTGGCCTCTCGCGGCGACATCCAAGCCCTCGCCGACCAGCTCCCCACCGACCCCACGCCCGCCCCGGCGCCAGAGGCCTCTGGCGCGCCGCCCTCGCTCGACGCCGTCCGCGCGCGCGTGGCCGACGTACTCGCCAGCATGGCCGTGCCGACAGCGTGGCGCTGGTCGGCGGCGAGATCGGCGTGGGCGACGGGCCGCCCGCGCTGA
- a CDS encoding LytR/AlgR family response regulator transcription factor, producing MRAIIADDEAPARRLLRQYLGDFPEVEIVAEAANGIEAEASVREHAPDLLFLDVQMPGRTGFEVMDALRLAPPASMPRVIFSTAFDQYAVRAFEVAAVDYLLKPYSRARFSEAVRRALDASASGAIPGLDDLAALLDARQRPTYAERLLVRDGVRVIPVETAEILWAEASGDTTTLHATGGRSFLVGQRLGALTERLDPERFVRVHRSAVVALGALRGLEPDGSGGFHAALVDGTALRVSRTYAPALRNRLV from the coding sequence ATGCGCGCCATCATCGCGGACGACGAGGCCCCGGCCCGCCGCCTACTCCGGCAGTATCTCGGCGACTTTCCCGAGGTCGAGATCGTCGCCGAGGCCGCCAACGGCATCGAAGCCGAGGCGAGCGTCCGCGAGCACGCGCCCGACCTGCTGTTCCTGGACGTGCAGATGCCCGGCCGCACCGGCTTCGAGGTCATGGACGCGCTCCGCCTCGCGCCGCCCGCGTCCATGCCCCGCGTCATCTTCTCCACGGCCTTCGACCAGTACGCCGTCCGCGCCTTCGAGGTGGCCGCCGTCGACTACCTGCTCAAGCCGTACAGCCGCGCCCGCTTCTCCGAGGCCGTCCGCCGCGCTCTCGACGCCTCGGCCTCTGGCGCCATTCCCGGCCTGGACGACCTCGCGGCGCTTCTCGACGCCCGCCAGAGGCCGACCTACGCCGAGCGCCTGCTCGTGCGCGACGGCGTGCGCGTGATCCCGGTAGAGACCGCCGAGATCCTGTGGGCCGAGGCCTCTGGCGACACCACGACGCTCCACGCGACGGGCGGGCGCTCCTTCCTCGTCGGCCAACGGCTCGGCGCGCTGACCGAGCGGCTCGACCCCGAGCGGTTCGTGCGCGTCCACCGCTCCGCCGTGGTCGCCCTTGGCGCGCTCCGCGGCCTGGAGCCCGACGGCTCCGGCGGCTTTCACGCCGCGCTCGTGGACGGAACCGCCCTCCGCGTCAGCCGGACCTACGCCCCCGCCCTCCGCAACCGGCTGGTCTAG
- a CDS encoding sensor histidine kinase → MTPEAPLPRLTWRGVGFVAAVYVALAVVYAATIAGSYLTVRPLAETLATFAVLVPRSLLDYAIKGALTLPVWWLVVRGMDRRGSGAQLAAHAFLGPLWVAAWFWTYRPLAAALGYSILTGGGEVWDIYIPALIYAGQFAAFHAVRTVAKERYRADREHLLRDAARQAELSALKAQLNPHFLFNTLNSISASVPPQAEHTRELVSRLAHLMRYALDASRRETVALDAELQFTRAYLDLEQERIGDRLRVEWDVDSAARGLSLPPMLVQPLVENAVRHGIAPSIEGGTVRVSARLRGSTLAIEVADTGRGLASGESVDLIASRTRTDGGVGLGNTHARLLSLGASGVEIDATPGEPGFAVRFALEVERPESPLAPEAGVRRDARFATPSP, encoded by the coding sequence GTGACGCCAGAGGCCCCGCTCCCGCGCCTGACGTGGCGCGGCGTCGGCTTCGTCGCGGCGGTGTACGTGGCGCTGGCCGTCGTCTACGCCGCGACCATCGCCGGGAGCTACCTCACCGTGCGGCCTCTGGCGGAAACCCTCGCGACGTTCGCCGTCCTGGTACCCCGGTCGCTCCTGGACTACGCGATCAAAGGCGCGCTGACGCTGCCCGTCTGGTGGCTCGTCGTGCGCGGGATGGACCGGCGCGGATCGGGCGCGCAGTTGGCAGCGCACGCCTTTCTCGGTCCGCTCTGGGTGGCCGCTTGGTTCTGGACATACCGGCCTCTGGCGGCCGCACTGGGCTACTCCATCCTGACCGGCGGCGGCGAGGTCTGGGACATCTACATCCCGGCGCTGATCTACGCGGGCCAGTTCGCCGCTTTCCACGCCGTGCGGACCGTCGCCAAGGAGCGCTACCGCGCCGACCGCGAGCACCTTCTGCGCGACGCCGCCCGGCAGGCCGAGCTCTCGGCGCTCAAAGCGCAGCTCAACCCGCACTTCCTGTTCAACACCCTCAACTCGATCTCGGCGAGCGTCCCGCCCCAGGCCGAGCACACGCGCGAGCTCGTCTCCCGCCTCGCGCATCTCATGCGCTACGCGCTCGACGCGAGCCGCCGCGAGACCGTCGCGCTGGACGCCGAACTCCAGTTCACCCGCGCCTACCTCGACCTGGAGCAGGAGCGCATCGGCGACCGCCTCCGCGTGGAATGGGACGTGGACAGCGCCGCCAGAGGCCTGTCGCTGCCGCCCATGCTGGTGCAGCCGCTCGTGGAGAACGCCGTGCGCCACGGCATCGCGCCGAGCATCGAAGGCGGAACCGTCCGCGTCTCGGCGCGCCTCCGCGGCTCCACGCTCGCCATCGAAGTCGCCGACACCGGCCGCGGGCTGGCCTCTGGCGAGAGCGTCGACCTTATCGCGTCCCGCACCCGGACGGACGGCGGCGTCGGGCTCGGCAACACGCACGCGCGGCTGCTCTCGCTGGGCGCCTCTGGCGTCGAGATCGACGCGACGCCCGGCGAGCCCGGCTTCGCGGTCCGCTTCGCGCTGGAGGTGGAGCGCCCCGAGTCGCCTCTGGCGCCAGAGGCCGGAGTGAGGCGTGATGCGAGATTCGCGACGCCCTCGCCCTAG
- a CDS encoding amidohydrolase family protein — MMPLLRLARGLAVLVALAAPPLAQTVAVVDVSLVPLDSAHTIPHHTVLIEDGVIVSVGGASEVAVPPEATVVDGAGRFLMPGLSDMHMHFAAPGVQASAESNRATLALLLAHGVTSVRNLWGSEALLALRDSVDAGHLFGPRIWTTGPFVVGRPDTLTAPWSERELASGEPGYIYARTEEDGRAAVRYHAARGYDGLKVHNQTPMAVYRGVIDESERLGVAVVGHAPWAVGLGHVLTHDGQSSVEHYDSFVGLAQASGAPSRTASAWYDRTLGAAQYASDDRLALLAELAEVSGMWFTPTTLVAEWYSGPQPDMIARLGAPEVLRYTSAAQRGLWRAYAEGFAVNYAAWGLDMNDDRIFALRTLRALHGAGARLLVGSDAPATMAPQGLALHDEMALWAEAGLSPLAILQAAALAPHAYFREVGFSEFTGAIAVGQPADLVLLNADPLADIAHAREIESVIARGRLLTRTDLDAMLAIVEATYAASGENAP, encoded by the coding sequence ATGATGCCTCTCCTCCGCCTCGCCAGAGGCCTCGCGGTCCTCGTCGCGCTCGCCGCCCCGCCTCTGGCGCAGACCGTCGCGGTGGTCGATGTCTCGCTCGTTCCGCTGGACTCGGCGCACACGATTCCGCACCATACCGTGCTGATCGAGGACGGCGTGATCGTGAGCGTCGGGGGTGCGAGCGAGGTGGCGGTCCCGCCAGAGGCGACGGTCGTGGACGGCGCCGGACGGTTCTTGATGCCGGGGCTTTCGGACATGCACATGCATTTCGCCGCGCCGGGCGTGCAGGCCTCGGCGGAGAGCAATCGCGCGACGCTGGCGCTGCTGCTCGCGCACGGCGTGACAAGCGTGCGCAACCTGTGGGGCTCGGAGGCGCTGCTCGCGCTCCGCGACAGCGTCGACGCGGGCCACCTCTTCGGGCCGCGGATCTGGACGACGGGGCCGTTTGTCGTCGGTCGGCCCGACACGCTGACCGCGCCGTGGTCCGAGCGCGAGTTGGCCTCTGGCGAGCCGGGCTACATCTACGCGCGGACGGAGGAGGACGGGCGCGCGGCGGTTCGCTACCACGCCGCCAGAGGCTACGACGGCCTGAAGGTGCACAACCAGACGCCAATGGCGGTCTACCGCGGCGTGATCGACGAGTCGGAGCGCCTAGGTGTAGCCGTCGTGGGACACGCGCCGTGGGCGGTCGGTTTGGGGCACGTCCTCACGCACGACGGGCAGAGCAGCGTGGAGCACTACGATTCGTTCGTCGGCCTCGCCCAGGCCTCTGGCGCGCCTTCGCGCACGGCATCCGCGTGGTACGACCGGACGCTCGGCGCGGCGCAGTACGCCAGCGACGACCGCCTCGCGCTGCTCGCAGAACTCGCTGAGGTCTCCGGCATGTGGTTCACGCCCACCACTCTCGTCGCCGAGTGGTACTCCGGCCCGCAGCCCGATATGATCGCGCGGCTCGGCGCGCCAGAGGTGCTCCGCTACACGTCGGCGGCGCAGCGTGGCCTCTGGCGCGCCTACGCCGAGGGCTTCGCCGTCAACTACGCCGCGTGGGGGCTCGACATGAACGACGACCGCATCTTCGCACTCCGCACACTCCGAGCGCTGCACGGAGCCGGAGCGCGGCTGCTTGTAGGCAGCGACGCGCCCGCGACGATGGCCCCGCAGGGCCTCGCGCTGCACGACGAGATGGCACTCTGGGCCGAGGCCGGTCTCTCGCCTCTGGCGATCCTCCAGGCCGCCGCGCTCGCGCCGCACGCCTACTTCCGCGAGGTCGGATTCTCCGAGTTCACCGGTGCCATCGCCGTCGGCCAGCCCGCCGATCTCGTGCTGCTCAACGCCGACCCTCTGGCGGACATCGCCCACGCCCGCGAGATCGAGTCCGTCATCGCCAGAGGCCGCCTGCTCACGCGCACCGATCTTGACGCCATGCTCGCGATCGTTGAAGCCACCTACGCCGCCTCTGGCGAGAACGCGCCGTGA